One region of Candidatus Poribacteria bacterium genomic DNA includes:
- a CDS encoding Uma2 family endonuclease has translation METHPNARHIPYAPTETADLYPESDGKPMAETDMHAVAIIDLRQRFDGFFADNPDTYVSGTLMMYDIEGPSRTAVSPDILVSFGIGKKLRRTYKVWEEGKPPDFVMEFSSKGTFQNDLGHKKAHYASMGIPEYFLCDIDRRYLPTPLMGFRLKGETYERIPENVDGSIPSVTLGVSFHLLDEGLAVYAEAMEHWLQTPAEAAEAAEQRAEQEAAAHAREAAARAEAEAEVSRLREELEHLKARLSDD, from the coding sequence ATGGAAACGCACCCCAATGCACGCCACATCCCTTACGCTCCCACAGAAACTGCCGACCTATACCCTGAATCGGATGGAAAACCTATGGCTGAGACGGATATGCACGCAGTGGCTATCATCGATTTACGGCAACGTTTTGACGGCTTCTTCGCGGATAACCCGGATACTTATGTATCGGGGACTCTCATGATGTATGATATAGAGGGCCCCAGCCGCACAGCCGTCTCACCCGATATCCTCGTCTCTTTCGGCATAGGCAAGAAACTCCGCCGCACCTATAAGGTGTGGGAAGAGGGAAAGCCGCCAGACTTCGTGATGGAGTTTTCGAGCAAAGGAACGTTTCAAAATGACTTAGGGCATAAAAAGGCACATTACGCGTCAATGGGAATACCGGAGTATTTTCTCTGCGATATAGATAGACGCTATCTGCCCACGCCGCTGATGGGGTTTCGCCTCAAAGGTGAGACTTATGAGCGGATACCCGAGAACGTAGATGGTAGTATTCCTTCTGTGACGTTAGGCGTATCGTTCCATCTGTTGGATGAGGGGTTAGCCGTTTATGCGGAAGCGATGGAACACTGGCTGCAAACGCCTGCAGAGGCAGCAGAGGCAGCAGAGCAGCGTGCGGAACAAGAAGCCGCCGCACACGCGCGTGAAGCCGCCGCACGCGCCGAAGCGGAAGCGGAAGTCTCGCGCCTGCGCGAGGAGCTCGAGCATCTCAAAGCGCGCTTGTCAGATGACTAA
- a CDS encoding DUF362 domain-containing protein — protein MEKQFKVRAAHCDYRATEEEIYQTLRRITDPLTRAWKPIETAKKVVMKFNMMKPPERIIYYEGRRRELVDDATCRAVLRLIKEHTTAQLIATDTNPYTHGHRMPPDFNYLHHLKEFDVQFVDSNLPPFKDYDVPGGGSMFDRYTLSACFDDADAVVSVAKMKNHAFMGITLCTKNLFGLPPMLLPEGRTRSYYHHLIRLSYVLPDLALITKPCLNIIDALTGQWGREWGGEGRICNALIAGDHPISTDTVGMYLMGHDPASDWPTPPFKRDRNHILIAAQRGYGTVNLDDIDWESEVTAPLAEFDSVETDTPETVANWRRTTCEQGLVYQENQKELIDRYRDNFIYMQGGEVVWSGPDPSNLGSRRQLSGKKKDSALWLKLVDAEEHEGERFNVYDECLKDFAA, from the coding sequence ATGGAAAAACAGTTCAAAGTTAGAGCAGCACATTGTGATTATCGCGCAACGGAAGAGGAAATCTATCAAACACTCCGTCGCATCACCGACCCGCTCACCCGTGCTTGGAAACCGATTGAAACCGCCAAGAAGGTGGTCATGAAATTCAACATGATGAAGCCACCTGAGCGGATTATCTATTACGAGGGTCGGCGCCGAGAATTAGTAGATGATGCCACCTGCCGTGCCGTGCTGCGGTTGATTAAGGAGCATACGACAGCGCAGCTTATCGCGACTGACACAAACCCCTACACGCATGGACATCGGATGCCGCCTGATTTCAATTACCTGCACCATTTGAAAGAATTTGATGTGCAGTTCGTTGATTCCAACTTACCACCTTTCAAGGACTACGATGTGCCCGGCGGCGGTTCAATGTTTGACCGCTACACGTTGAGTGCGTGTTTCGACGATGCGGATGCGGTCGTCTCCGTGGCGAAGATGAAGAACCACGCCTTCATGGGGATTACCTTATGCACCAAAAACCTGTTCGGATTGCCGCCGATGCTCCTTCCAGAAGGGAGGACACGCAGTTATTACCACCATCTCATCCGCCTCTCCTATGTGCTTCCAGACCTGGCACTCATTACGAAGCCGTGTCTCAATATCATTGACGCATTGACCGGACAGTGGGGACGCGAATGGGGCGGCGAGGGCAGAATCTGTAACGCACTCATCGCGGGTGACCATCCAATCTCCACCGATACTGTTGGGATGTACTTGATGGGACACGATCCGGCATCCGATTGGCCCACACCACCGTTCAAACGCGATCGGAACCATATCCTCATCGCTGCGCAGCGTGGATACGGCACTGTTAACCTCGATGACATCGATTGGGAGAGTGAAGTCACGGCACCCTTAGCGGAGTTTGATTCTGTCGAAACAGATACTCCTGAAACAGTCGCGAACTGGCGACGGACAACGTGTGAGCAGGGGTTGGTCTATCAAGAAAATCAGAAAGAACTCATTGACCGGTATCGAGACAACTTCATCTATATGCAAGGCGGTGAAGTCGTTTGGAGCGGACCGGATCCGTCGAATCTCGGCAGCCGTCGGCAGCTAAGCGGTAAAAAGAAGGACAGTGCGCTCTGGCTCAAGCTCGTTGATGCTGAGGAACATGAAGGTGAACGTTTTAACGTCTATGACGAGTGCTTGAAAGACTTTGCTGCATAA
- a CDS encoding phytanoyl-CoA dioxygenase family protein encodes MGITDAQKKQLDEQGCIVIPDVLSDEEIEVYRADILRLAEEEKQNGLARQHTDGRGQHVRWLVNKGQMYEKLVARPKVMPFFEHLLGPDYTLSTLTSNIIDPGAPDGGYHVDSVLGSMPEPLPSFPLVANSLWLLDDFTPENGGTRHVPGIHLQRIKPPPGTTHHPDEVRLSAPKGSVFLFNGAIWHSAGANKTDRQRIALICFCCRSFIKPMFDFVHHLNPEVVERATPTMRRIYGFDSQPQPPDQPTR; translated from the coding sequence ATGGGTATCACCGACGCGCAAAAGAAGCAATTGGACGAACAGGGGTGCATCGTCATTCCAGACGTGCTTTCCGACGAGGAGATTGAGGTCTATAGAGCCGATATTCTCAGGTTGGCAGAAGAGGAGAAGCAGAACGGGTTGGCGCGTCAACATACCGACGGGCGTGGACAGCATGTCCGTTGGTTGGTGAACAAGGGACAGATGTATGAGAAACTCGTTGCCAGACCCAAAGTGATGCCCTTCTTTGAGCACCTCCTTGGTCCCGATTATACGTTGAGCACGCTTACCTCGAACATTATTGATCCGGGCGCACCAGATGGTGGCTACCACGTTGATAGCGTGTTAGGGTCTATGCCGGAGCCGCTGCCCAGTTTCCCACTGGTCGCCAACAGCCTCTGGCTGCTCGACGATTTCACACCGGAGAACGGTGGTACACGTCACGTCCCCGGTATCCATCTTCAGCGAATTAAACCGCCCCCAGGCACGACGCACCACCCCGATGAGGTCCGACTCTCTGCCCCGAAAGGTTCCGTATTCCTGTTCAACGGTGCGATCTGGCATTCTGCGGGTGCCAACAAAACTGATCGGCAGCGCATCGCGTTGATCTGTTTCTGTTGCCGTTCTTTTATCAAACCGATGTTTGACTTCGTGCATCATCTCAACCCGGAAGTCGTCGAGCGCGCCACCCCAACCATGCGCCGAATCTACGGGTTTGATTCCCAACCTCAACCCCCAGATCAACCCACGCGGTAA
- a CDS encoding DUF433 domain-containing protein, translating into MQIEDYFNFLAEDDIRIKGTRIGIESVLDEYINYKQTAETIAERFHTVTLEQVYATILYYLQNKEKVGAYLEDYLEYCRKAREEQEKNPSPGVIRLRELIAERRKTSDNSRPDISKNSSESTTPSPSKYERE; encoded by the coding sequence ATGCAAATTGAAGATTATTTTAACTTTTTGGCAGAAGATGATATTCGCATTAAAGGCACACGTATAGGCATAGAATCTGTCCTAGACGAGTATATTAACTACAAACAAACAGCAGAGACAATTGCTGAACGTTTTCATACGGTTACACTGGAACAGGTTTATGCTACAATCCTATATTATCTGCAAAATAAAGAAAAAGTTGGTGCGTATTTGGAGGATTATCTGGAATATTGCCGAAAAGCTCGAGAAGAGCAGGAGAAAAATCCTTCTCCTGGTGTTATTCGCCTGCGTGAACTTATAGCAGAAAGGCGAAAAACTTCTGATAATTCACGCCCGGATATCTCGAAAAACAGTTCCGAAAGCACAACACCATCTCCATCCAAATATGAACGGGAATAA
- a CDS encoding DUF5615 family PIN-like protein: MRRYLLDEHIPPIYRTQLLYHESSLTVLEIGDQGVPARGTSDPEILRWCEQNDFSLITNNRKSMPQHLADHLSAGHHIPGIFTINLNASIGLIIEQLILIAGASDEDEYIDQIVFIPLR, from the coding sequence ATGCGTCGGTATCTGTTGGACGAACATATTCCGCCAATCTACCGCACGCAATTGCTTTATCATGAATCCTCACTAACGGTCTTGGAGATTGGCGATCAAGGCGTACCTGCAAGAGGAACATCCGACCCGGAAATCCTGCGCTGGTGTGAGCAGAACGACTTCAGTTTGATAACAAACAATCGGAAAAGTATGCCCCAACATCTCGCTGACCATCTATCAGCAGGACATCATATACCAGGCATTTTCACGATTAATCTCAATGCGTCAATAGGATTGATAATTGAACAATTGATTCTCATTGCTGGAGCATCCGATGAAGATGAATATATTGACCAAATCGTCTTCATCCCACTTAGATGA
- a CDS encoding LamG domain-containing protein, which yields MKTKLSLSALLLVGFVISITVIQSAVAEDPRVKMGLAALWTLDKNTVQGKDVKDVFGKNGGTITGKPNQIDGFRSEALDFDGAVDLIRMGEDLFFPSVTMEAIIKPTLGTRNPIYDKYNYGIQLLDNNSVGIWIRADTANAAKHWPSAYVPFPADGEWHHVVGVVESKKSVRIYLDGELKKTTPAPDPISIAYGAAHKPTIAYTQHLGGIWYAGAIDEVAIFEGALSDADVRRLHTLALAVEPIGKLAVTWGSLKQSMIERN from the coding sequence ATGAAAACGAAATTGTCTCTCTCCGCTCTGCTTTTAGTCGGTTTCGTGATTTCTATCACGGTGATTCAATCCGCAGTAGCCGAGGATCCAAGAGTCAAAATGGGGCTTGCGGCACTTTGGACCCTTGACAAAAACACCGTTCAAGGCAAAGACGTTAAAGATGTTTTCGGAAAGAACGGCGGAACCATTACAGGCAAACCCAACCAAATAGATGGGTTTCGCAGTGAAGCCCTTGATTTTGACGGTGCTGTTGATTTGATACGAATGGGTGAGGACCTCTTCTTCCCTTCTGTGACGATGGAGGCGATTATTAAGCCGACCCTTGGCACACGAAATCCGATCTATGACAAATACAACTACGGCATCCAACTGCTTGATAACAATAGTGTTGGCATCTGGATTCGTGCGGACACAGCAAACGCGGCAAAGCATTGGCCCTCCGCTTATGTGCCGTTCCCCGCCGATGGCGAGTGGCATCATGTTGTTGGAGTTGTTGAGAGCAAAAAATCTGTCCGTATCTACCTGGACGGTGAACTAAAAAAGACGACTCCGGCACCCGATCCAATCAGTATCGCTTACGGTGCCGCCCACAAGCCGACAATCGCCTACACACAGCACTTGGGCGGTATCTGGTACGCCGGTGCTATTGACGAAGTTGCCATTTTTGAGGGGGCGTTAAGTGATGCCGACGTGAGGCGATTGCATACACTGGCGTTGGCGGTTGAACCTATTGGAAAACTGGCGGTAACGTGGGGTTCACTCAAGCAGTCAATGATCGAACGAAACTAA
- a CDS encoding LamG domain-containing protein: protein MMAVQKSLVGILITLIGLLCTTSISVANVLEDALLAAWLFDENGGDTAEDASGNGHDGDIMGAKRVPGKTGRALDFDGNGNIVEIRHDDIFNLTEYTISAWVKTNPNGKWQTVLGKEPIAGRPRNYGVFIAGDTKLLGVNYTTGANWKTAFSTTVAADGKWHHVAATYDGKVLRAYIDGEMEGETATDIPPDHNTEPIRIGRWGAPRGDYWAGVLDDVAIFSQALTENEIQDITMKLRDALSVEASGKLTVTWGRIKQSMAEQN, encoded by the coding sequence ATGATGGCTGTTCAGAAATCACTTGTAGGGATATTAATAACTCTGATTGGGCTACTGTGTACGACCAGCATATCCGTAGCAAATGTATTGGAAGATGCGCTCCTTGCCGCATGGCTTTTTGACGAGAACGGAGGCGATACGGCAGAGGATGCTTCAGGGAACGGGCATGATGGCGATATTATGGGCGCGAAACGGGTTCCGGGCAAGACGGGAAGAGCCCTCGATTTCGATGGAAACGGTAATATCGTGGAAATCCGACACGATGATATTTTCAATCTCACGGAATACACGATATCAGCATGGGTCAAAACGAATCCGAACGGTAAGTGGCAAACCGTGCTCGGAAAAGAGCCTATTGCTGGGAGACCGAGAAATTACGGTGTCTTTATTGCTGGTGATACAAAATTGTTGGGCGTGAACTACACGACGGGTGCCAATTGGAAGACTGCCTTTAGCACAACAGTCGCTGCGGACGGTAAATGGCATCACGTCGCTGCGACATACGATGGCAAGGTGCTTCGGGCGTATATAGACGGCGAGATGGAGGGCGAAACTGCGACCGATATTCCGCCCGACCACAATACAGAACCGATAAGAATCGGACGCTGGGGCGCGCCAAGAGGCGATTATTGGGCAGGAGTGCTTGATGATGTGGCAATTTTCAGTCAGGCGTTGACTGAAAATGAGATCCAAGACATCACGATGAAACTTCGGGATGCATTGTCAGTTGAAGCGTCAGGTAAACTCACTGTAACATGGGGCAGGATAAAACAATCAATGGCTGAACAGAACTAA
- a CDS encoding phytanoyl-CoA dioxygenase family protein: protein MPTEATPQDRRFGLSAKELTHWNEKGYVVRLNVFSAEENDVLRQVAEDVVDRKRPFPSTNINQNALVRDGKAEEQGIYAMHKIHHPSCYCPEFLARVRDPRLTDPLVDILGPDILGINNLFIWKAPKIGLGFPWHQDKFYFCNRFNTETTVGTWTAIDAADRENGCLYVIPGSHKWDIFEHDDLEGSQQREFKLARGARDEDGIPVEVPPGAVIWFHSHLLHKSMDNHSLRFRRSYVIHYLSAQADWAHPAAPNSRTRQPVVWIRGKTFPDKVHEVERDVLPVSESN, encoded by the coding sequence ATGCCGACAGAAGCAACACCACAAGACAGGCGTTTTGGTTTGAGCGCGAAGGAGTTGACACACTGGAACGAGAAGGGTTACGTTGTTCGGTTGAACGTATTTTCCGCTGAAGAGAATGATGTCCTCCGTCAAGTCGCTGAAGACGTTGTGGACAGGAAACGTCCATTTCCGTCCACAAACATCAATCAAAACGCACTCGTCAGAGATGGGAAAGCGGAGGAGCAAGGCATTTATGCGATGCACAAGATTCATCATCCCAGCTGCTACTGCCCAGAATTCCTTGCCCGCGTCCGCGATCCTCGCCTCACCGATCCACTTGTTGACATTCTTGGTCCAGACATCCTCGGTATCAATAATCTGTTTATCTGGAAGGCACCGAAGATTGGTCTCGGTTTCCCATGGCATCAGGACAAGTTCTATTTCTGCAATCGGTTTAATACCGAGACGACTGTTGGAACGTGGACAGCCATTGACGCGGCAGATCGCGAAAACGGTTGTCTCTATGTTATCCCCGGCAGCCATAAATGGGATATTTTTGAGCATGACGATCTTGAGGGTTCACAACAACGCGAGTTCAAGTTGGCGCGCGGTGCACGCGATGAAGACGGTATTCCGGTAGAAGTACCACCCGGCGCTGTGATCTGGTTCCATAGTCATCTCCTGCATAAGAGCATGGACAATCATAGTCTACGGTTTCGTCGGAGTTATGTTATCCACTACCTCAGTGCCCAAGCAGACTGGGCACATCCTGCTGCACCGAATAGTAGGACAAGGCAACCCGTCGTATGGATTCGTGGTAAAACCTTTCCAGACAAGGTCCACGAAGTCGAACGCGATGTGCTGCCTGTTTCCGAGTCCAATTGA
- a CDS encoding phytanoyl-CoA dioxygenase family protein encodes MNTESTLQDRRFGLSADELAYWNENGYLVRLDVFTAEENDAFRQVAEDIVDRKRPFPPEHIDQNALVRDGKAEQQGIYAIHKIHFPSCYDPEFLARVRDPRLTDPIVDLLGPDILGINTLFIWKAPKIGLGFPWHQDKFYFRTRFRTKTTVGTWTAIDPADRENGCLYVIPGSHKWDIFQHDDLEGSQQREFKLARGVRDEDGVPVEVPPGAVIWFHSHLLHKSMDNHSLRFRRSFVAHYLSAQAEWTTPKPTGGSAVMWIRGRTFPDKVHEVERDVLPIPESA; translated from the coding sequence ATGAACACAGAATCAACGCTACAGGATCGGCGTTTTGGCTTGAGCGCGGACGAATTAGCATATTGGAATGAGAACGGTTATCTGGTCCGCTTGGACGTATTCACCGCTGAAGAAAACGATGCGTTCCGGCAAGTTGCGGAAGATATTGTTGACCGGAAACGTCCATTTCCGCCTGAACATATTGATCAGAATGCCCTCGTTAGAGATGGAAAAGCAGAGCAGCAAGGTATCTACGCCATACACAAAATTCATTTTCCGAGCTGCTACGACCCAGAATTCCTCGCCCGTGTGCGCGATCCGCGTCTAACCGACCCAATCGTTGACCTTCTCGGTCCAGACATTCTCGGTATCAATACGTTGTTTATCTGGAAAGCACCGAAGATTGGTCTCGGTTTCCCATGGCATCAAGATAAATTCTATTTCCGCACTCGGTTTAGGACAAAGACGACTGTCGGGACGTGGACGGCTATCGACCCAGCAGATCGGGAGAACGGGTGTCTCTACGTTATCCCGGGTAGCCATAAATGGGACATCTTTCAGCACGACGACCTTGAAGGTTCACAACAACGTGAATTCAAATTGGCACGTGGTGTCCGCGACGAAGACGGTGTCCCAGTAGAGGTGCCACCGGGGGCAGTCATCTGGTTTCACAGCCACCTTCTGCATAAGAGCATGGACAATCATAGCCTACGGTTCCGCCGTAGTTTCGTTGCTCATTACCTCAGTGCGCAAGCAGAATGGACAACGCCTAAACCTACGGGAGGTTCAGCCGTCATGTGGATTCGCGGTAGGACCTTTCCCGACAAGGTTCACGAAGTCGAACGCGATGTTCTACCAATCCCAGAATCGGCTTGA
- a CDS encoding RNA polymerase sigma factor, with protein sequence MRNDNIELIQRILEGDDAAFACLVRKYQKRVHALAWRKIGDFHIAEDITQETFLQVYRKLATLKNPSQFPGWLYVITNRCCLAWLRKKRIQTQSVEEIDMAIADGTSYSSYVATKQAESAAETKRELVKNLLAKLKESDRTVVTLYYFGEMTYEEIGAFLGMSADTVRMRVRRALQRLKKHEPMIREALSSFQLSPNLTENIMREIPRIKPLSPTGGNPPVVPWAIATSTLILVVMMLGISNQYLARFQRPYSFDATSEMTVELIDVPIVLDLTSKPDVRNQFGNIDSSNKRSSTGMKLNDILESHFNAIGGLARLSEIRNVRRSGDAQLTQWNGQPVNESGRVEIAAVVGKKSYNQQDFGELFSETSVWNDEGGWKSVMGNSPTILPETEYGRAKSTTYIDPLQAIYEELGSSVFQQIEDELFRGKECSVIRVIDTEDVFYIDKASNLLVGAKTTYTDLNVKNAIAVLHYADYTDYEGVMLPNSYEISIGDGALTVNYTITKTEIDSTLDETIFEKP encoded by the coding sequence ATGAGAAATGACAATATTGAACTAATTCAACGTATCCTTGAAGGTGACGATGCTGCTTTTGCGTGTTTGGTTAGAAAGTACCAGAAGCGGGTTCACGCGCTTGCATGGCGAAAAATAGGGGATTTCCATATCGCTGAAGATATTACGCAGGAAACATTCCTACAGGTCTATCGAAAATTGGCAACGCTGAAAAATCCAAGTCAGTTTCCGGGATGGCTTTACGTTATTACGAACCGTTGCTGCCTCGCGTGGCTTCGCAAGAAACGGATCCAAACGCAATCCGTGGAGGAAATAGATATGGCAATAGCAGACGGAACTTCTTACTCCAGTTACGTAGCTACAAAGCAAGCGGAAAGTGCAGCGGAAACCAAACGCGAATTGGTCAAAAACTTATTGGCGAAGTTGAAGGAAAGCGATCGCACTGTCGTCACGCTCTACTACTTCGGCGAAATGACTTATGAGGAGATAGGCGCGTTTTTAGGGATGTCCGCCGATACAGTTCGGATGCGTGTCCGCCGCGCCCTGCAACGCTTAAAAAAGCACGAACCGATGATTCGCGAGGCACTGAGCAGTTTCCAACTGTCTCCCAATTTAACCGAAAACATCATGCGAGAAATTCCGCGGATCAAACCCTTATCTCCTACTGGCGGAAACCCACCAGTAGTGCCGTGGGCAATTGCGACTTCAACTCTTATTCTGGTTGTGATGATGCTCGGCATCAGCAACCAATACTTGGCGCGTTTCCAGCGGCCTTACAGTTTTGATGCTACATCCGAGATGACTGTCGAGCTTATTGACGTTCCCATTGTTCTTGATCTCACATCAAAGCCTGATGTCCGAAATCAGTTTGGAAATATTGACAGCAGTAATAAAAGGAGTAGTACAGGCATGAAACTCAACGATATACTTGAATCACACTTTAATGCTATTGGCGGTCTCGCGCGGCTCTCAGAAATTCGGAATGTCCGACGTTCCGGCGACGCACAATTAACGCAGTGGAATGGGCAACCTGTAAACGAATCAGGTCGCGTTGAAATAGCAGCAGTCGTTGGAAAAAAATCGTATAACCAGCAGGACTTCGGTGAACTCTTCAGTGAAACCAGTGTCTGGAATGATGAAGGCGGTTGGAAATCCGTTATGGGAAATAGTCCAACTATCCTGCCAGAAACAGAATATGGGCGTGCCAAAAGCACAACCTATATAGATCCATTGCAGGCAATCTACGAAGAACTTGGTAGCAGTGTATTTCAACAAATTGAAGATGAACTGTTCCGAGGTAAGGAATGCTCCGTGATTCGAGTTATTGACACGGAAGATGTATTCTATATCGATAAAGCTTCTAACCTACTCGTCGGGGCGAAGACTACCTATACAGATCTAAACGTCAAAAATGCTATCGCGGTCCTTCACTACGCCGATTATACGGATTATGAAGGTGTAATGTTGCCCAATTCCTATGAAATCTCTATTGGGGACGGTGCGCTAACGGTCAATTACACCATTACAAAAACAGAGATTGACAGCACGTTAGACGAGACGATTTTTGAGAAACCGTAA
- a CDS encoding SUMF1/EgtB/PvdO family nonheme iron enzyme has product MKNLSTILCGLILFGLLVFILKVSTPDVPKRMVFIPAGDGMDAFYMDVYEVTNADYKKFIDANPQWQKDKALISIVGNKYLSVWDNNMYPKGKANHPVVNVSWFAAKAYAEWVGKDLPTDAQWERAARGTPVGKRYNSVASITFGFPAARATLIERKYPWGDAEPQSRANYNRYTPTTDFSDPPTKEVGSYFPNEYGLYDMVGNVAEWCLDGLNFDDIRGRYHRVRGGSWFDGAEGIRITRKSQYPVDGAVATLGFRCASSTAETNPTTKVATEMASFLYDEMRNQFDNVCYSVSKGYAAHTDLNLKFAEIVTSNTGYPRTFGKELIRIFREVNAEQMEPDSFSERLAINHDLMLRLWRLYLEIHFEHSEKSAYEKLRLFKENLTENMNDIIVPDRS; this is encoded by the coding sequence ATGAAGAACCTAAGCACAATCCTTTGTGGATTAATCCTGTTCGGGTTACTTGTTTTCATACTAAAAGTTAGTACGCCTGATGTACCAAAACGGATGGTATTCATTCCAGCGGGCGATGGCATGGACGCGTTCTACATGGATGTCTATGAAGTCACGAACGCAGACTATAAAAAATTCATTGATGCCAATCCTCAGTGGCAAAAAGACAAAGCCTTAATCTCAATTGTAGGGAATAAATACCTATCCGTTTGGGATAACAATATGTATCCAAAGGGTAAAGCAAATCATCCAGTAGTGAACGTTAGTTGGTTTGCAGCGAAGGCTTATGCGGAATGGGTTGGCAAAGACTTGCCGACAGACGCACAGTGGGAAAGAGCGGCGCGCGGCACACCGGTAGGGAAGAGATACAACTCCGTTGCATCTATCACGTTCGGTTTTCCCGCGGCGCGTGCCACCTTGATAGAGAGGAAATATCCTTGGGGCGATGCTGAACCCCAGAGTAGAGCGAACTATAACCGTTACACACCTACGACGGACTTCAGCGATCCGCCTACAAAAGAGGTTGGTAGTTATTTCCCAAACGAATACGGACTCTACGACATGGTAGGTAACGTTGCGGAATGGTGCTTAGACGGGTTAAATTTTGACGATATCCGTGGTAGGTATCATAGAGTCCGCGGCGGTTCTTGGTTTGACGGTGCCGAGGGTATCCGAATCACGAGGAAAAGTCAATACCCCGTAGATGGTGCTGTAGCGACGCTGGGTTTTCGTTGCGCGTCGTCAACAGCGGAGACGAATCCAACGACAAAGGTGGCAACTGAGATGGCTTCTTTTCTCTATGATGAGATGCGTAACCAGTTTGATAACGTATGCTATAGCGTGTCAAAAGGTTATGCTGCACATACTGACCTTAATCTCAAGTTCGCTGAAATTGTGACCTCCAATACCGGCTATCCTCGTACATTTGGAAAGGAGCTCATCCGTATTTTCCGAGAGGTCAATGCTGAACAGATGGAACCGGACAGCTTTTCTGAGCGGCTTGCTATCAACCACGATCTGATGCTTAGACTGTGGAGGCTCTATCTTGAGATTCACTTCGAGCACAGTGAGAAGAGTGCTTATGAGAAGTTACGTCTGTTCAAGGAGAACCTTACGGAAAATATGAACGACATTATTGTGCCAGATAGAAGCTAA